A genome region from Megalobrama amblycephala isolate DHTTF-2021 linkage group LG16, ASM1881202v1, whole genome shotgun sequence includes the following:
- the tp53i13 gene encoding tumor protein p53-inducible protein 13 isoform X2, with translation MDTPITYNDRIPTHGPYRPVEAESGEYLYCPPQRWLNNLKNGALVFLYHPCVSAEAHRSLAVLAHSCLPRYILTPHPWLSQHRPLAVVSWGRSLEMSHITLRVCDWLLFISSNISQASTNQRAKYNLFLTKPAPVHKPVNTSQEMSKVERLKSLKRCCMEALSLTEVQRTRRRTRKIRNVLKQSPEEVEPKYDVKPDELNSTKSAKLNRTDTLPQNNTKEMASFSMLTVTQSLSSAKDSEKSGDKDKIIDAEKLFPQKKVTERHKYQIDRKTHKKTIVEGERHRVKTDTKAQRSGSECGELGQCGVSDSMSPNLGGPLRGERIPIPRTDEAVWAAGALGFLLVLLTLSVLHTRLYRHCRSSTSLYWHDHQQDYENVGDIIRRRLRMVGRRKRRSSQSRRQECALLYSSNEENSD, from the exons ATGGACACACCCATTACATACAATGACCGTATACCCACCCA tggtcCTTACAGGCCTGTTGAAGCTGAGAGTGGAGAGTACCTCTACTGCCCCCCTCAGCGCTGGCTTAACAACCTCAAA AATGGAGCGCTGGTGTTTCTGTATCACCCGTGTGTCTCAGCGGAAGCTCACAGGAGTCTGGCGGTGTTGGCTCACTCGTGTCTGCCTCGTTACATCCTCACACCTCACCCGTGGCTCAGCCAACACAGA CCTTTAGCTGTGGTCTCATGGGGTCGCTCGCTAGAGATGTCCCACATCACACTACGGGTTTGTGATTGGTTGCTTTTCATTTCCTCCAATATTAGTCAAGCTAGTACAAACCAAAGGGCAAAGTACAATCTATTTTTGACAAAACCAGCACCTGTGCACAAACCAGTGAACACCAGTCAAGAGATGTCCAAAGTGGAGAGATTAAAG TCTCTTAAACGCTGCTGCATGGAGGCTCTCAGTCTCACTGAGGTACAGAGGACCAGAAGGAGAACCAGGAAAATCAGAAATGTCCTCAAACAATCACCAGAGGAAGTGGAACCGAAATATGACGTCAAACCAGACGAACTTAACAGCACAAAGAGTGCAAAACTGAATCGTACAGACACACTACCACAAAATAATACAAAGGAAATGGCCTCTTTCTCAATGCTAACTGTTACACAATCTCTCAGTTCAGCAAAGGACTCTGAGAAGTCTGGAGACAAAGACAAGATAATTGACGCAGAGAAGCtatttccacagaagaaagtgaCAGAAAGACATAAATACCAAATAGACAGAAAAACACATAAGAAAACTATAGTGGAAGGTGAGAGGCATCGCGTCAAAACTGACACAAAGGCACAGAGGTCTGGATCTGAATGCGGGGAGCTTGGACAGTGTGGAGTCTCAGACTCAATGTCTCCTAATTTAGGAGGGCCGCTGAGGGGGGAGAGGATACCCATCCCACGTACCGATGAGGCCGTGTGGGCAGCAGGTGCTCTGGGATTCCTCTTAGTGCTTCTTACCCTGTCTGTGCTCCATACGCGTCTCTATCGCCACTGTCGATCTTCCACCAGTCTCTACTGGCACGACCACCAGCAAGACTACGAGAACGTGGGTG ACATCATCCGCCGAAGGCTTAGGATGGTTGGCCGGAGGAAGAGGAGAAGCAGCCAGAGCAGGAGACAGGAATGTGCATTGCTGTACTCCAGCAATGAGGAGAACTCTGACTAA